A stretch of DNA from Clostridia bacterium:
TAATCCCCCTAGGATCACCTTGAGCGCACCAGTGGTCACGATCCTTTGCTTCAGCGCCCCCATGTGCCCAGCGAACCCCGAATGGTCGTGGTCGCCAAGCATGTCGTCGACGAACCCTGCAAGGCCAAACCCAAGCGACAATGCTAGATACGCGCCCAGGCGGCAGGCCGCATATCCTGCGCTGGCCGTGCCCTCACTCTGGCGCCAATTGGCGCCGACCGCGTTGGCCAGGAAAGGCATGCCCGCGATCACTGCACCAAACACAGCCAGCGCCACCGGACCGCCGACCGCTCCCAGAATCACCATGATGCCGCCTGGAAATGCGACCGGTCGGCGTCTGTAGTTTGGAACTGGTCCAATCGTGCGCAGCAGCATTTCGGTTATGCCTCGTGAGGATGCGCGTGTGATGACAGCCCCTGCCACGGCGATTGCCACGACTTTCACCAGGAGTGGCTGAACCGTTCGTCGTACCCCCAATCGTGAACTGATCGGTCAATGGAACGCTCTTGAGGCGACCACGGCGGCAACCGCCCAGAACTGCTTGCCCCTGTGGATAATGCCCTTGGCATTCATGCCTGTATCCCGGTGGCGCATCTGCGTGGGCACTTCCACTATGTTGTAACCAGCGCTAAGCCAGTCTATTGCCAGTGCCACTTCCAGCCCAAATCCCACGCCACTCCAGCGGTCGCATGCAGACGCTCCAATCCCCCCGTCCAGAAGCGCATACAGGGCGTCCGCCCTCATCGCTCGTTGACCTGATAGTGGCCATGCAAGACGGACCCCAGTTAGGCAGGCCACACCCGTCCTGGCAAGCCCAACAGCCAGGCCAATCCCTCCCCTCCGAGTTTTCGGGAAGCCCGCGACTGCCATGTCCGCCTCGTCCCGCCTCACCGGGTGGATTACCAGAGTGAGCTC
This window harbors:
- a CDS encoding glycosyltransferase family 2 protein, whose translation is MGPVVAIVPAFNEEATVGDTVQALHRCEAVDLVMVVDDGSSDDTARRGLLAGAEIVRCERNRGKAAAIVAGLRTARAVGPSIVAFADADLAQTASELTLVIHPVRRDEADMAVAGFPKTRRGGIGLAVGLARTGVACLTGVRLAWPLSGQRAMRADALYALLDGGIGASACDRWSGVGFGLEVALAIDWLSAGYNIVEVPTQMRHRDTGMNAKGIIHRGKQFWAVAAVVASRAFH